GGTAGATATTCATATGTGGATGATTGCGCTGGAATTCTTTTATGCGCGCTGCGGAATCATCTGAACAATTGTTTGCCAATACTAAGATTTCGAATTCTTCCGGCTTGACAGGCTTTCCGGAAAGATCAACCTGCATGGCAAATGCAGTAAGATTCTTTAAAATATATGCTTCTTCGTCCTTAACCGGAATTACGACACATAATTTTACACCGGATAAGATTTCAAATCTAGTAAAGAAAGAATGATCAGGGGATTCAGTATCATTTATCATGTGGCTAATAATATTTAGAAACAAATTATATATTTATTTGCAATTCTGATACCACCGGGGTTTTATTTATAGGCCAGAGCAGCAGACGAGCTGTAATGTGGTATTTAAACTTAAATACTGCAGGGAATGAAACGCTTATTAAACATTAAGATAGTAAAATTAAAATACACAATATCTGAAATCAAATAGCTTTGGCGGATGCATAAAAGGGAAAGGAACCAAAAGGCCTGAAACGGTTTTTATTATTTTTTCGAGTTTGCCATTTATAAGATAAACACCTGTAAACCGGCAGTTTGGTGAGTATTTCTTTTTAACCGCATATCTATAAAGTATTTGGCACCGTCAGAACCCGAACTCAGATATCCGCAAGCGCTCTTGGCAGAAAGTAGCAGGGAATAAATAGCGGAATGGAAAATAAATAATAGATTTTTCATAGGCATCAGTTTCCTGAGATGCACAAAAGAGTCTGATAGCATGATAAAAACATTTCAATTGCGTATTGGTCTGAAAGTTGTGATGTCAAAAATATCTGAGTAAATAATTTTTACTGATAATTCAGATTCAGAACCACATAAAAATAATATACATTATGGAAAAAAGTATTGTTAACAATGACAATAAATTCAGTGTAAAAGGTTTCGGCGCTTCCGGAAATTTGATCAATGGGAAATCATTAAAAGAAATGGATATTGTCCGGGACAAGCCTAAGTCAGATGAAGTACTTATTGAAGTCCTGTATTGCGGGGTTTGCCACAGTGATATCCACCAGGTAAATAATGACTGGAAAAATACAAGATATCCGTGCGTTCCCGGCCATGAGGTAATCGGGAAAATAATTGAAGTAGGATCTGAAGTTTCAGATTTTACAAAAGGCCAGATTATAGGAGTAGGATGTATGATCGACAGTTGCCAGGTCTGTGAATCGTGTAAAAACGGGGAAGAGCAGCTTTGCCTCGGAGAACATGGCGCTACCATGACTTACAACGGTTATTTCAATGATCCTGAATCAGACTATAATACATTTGGAGGCTATTCCAGCCACATCGTTGTTAACAAGGAATTTTTACTGACACTTCCTGAAAAACTCGAGCTTTCCAGTGCCGCGCCTATACTTTGCGCCGGCATTACAACGTATAGTCCTCTTAAGAAAGCCGGCATCGGAAAAGGTTCTAAAGTAGCCATTGTCGGTATCGGCGGTTTGGGGCATATGGGCGTGCAGATTGCAAAAGCAATGGGTGCAGAAGTAACGGCCATTACCACAAAAAAAGAAAAGCAGGAAGAAATACTCGGGTTGGGTGCCGACAAGGTGCTGATTTCAGATGATAAAAAAGATATGGAAGCCAATGAATTGGCTTTTGATTTCATTCTGGTCACTATCCCTTATGGTTTTGATATCAATCCTTATATACCGCTTTTAGGTGTCAAAGGTTCGCTGGTAACAGTAGGCCTTTTGGGGGATTATGAGAAACCGCTCAACAATATGGAAGTTGCAAAATTCAACAGGTCTGTTGGAGGTTCATTAATAGGCGGTATTAAAGAGACGCAGGAAGTTTTGGATTTCTGCGCAGAGCATAACATAGCACCGGAAGTAGAAATGATTAAGATTGAAGATATTAACAATGCTTTTGATAAAATAAAAAATGAAGAAGTCCGCTTTAGATATGTCATTGATATGTCAAAGTAATCAATACCTCTTTTAAAATTCAGTGCAGATTTCACCGTTTGCACTTTTGATTTTCAGATGGTTTTGTAAACATTGTAGTATGCATTTGCCATACTATACAAAGTATCGGATCATTCTATAAAACAAGCAATAAATCCTGACGCTCGTCAGGATTTATTGCTTAAATAAAAAGGAGTATTCTGAAAAGTGATATTATTTTCCATGATATGTATGAAATGCGGCTGCAGATGTTCAGACGGCATTGACTTTCTGTTTTTATCTTGGTGCAAACAAGATTCTGTGTTGTAAAGATGATAAGCATATTGCTATGCCTCTGGGATACAATGGGTTATTCATCAGTATAAATATAAAAGTGTATTAATATTCTAATTTTTTCATTTTATGTATATTCTGGCATATGTATTGTCATACCCAATAAACATCAAAAAACAAAATTATGAGCGATCAACAATCTGAATTAGAACACGTTGAAAAAACAATCGAACTGGTAGAAACCGGTATTGAAAAAGAATCCAAGACAGGGGCTGCACCCAATATCACAAGCTGGATCAAGATCCTTGAAGGCCGCCGCGGGTATGCACCCATTCTCCATGATTTAGAAAAATTGAAGGATGCCATGTCTGAGAAAGACAACAAAAAGATCTGCAGCCTGCTGGAAAAACTGGGGAATGCCACCGTTGAGGCTGCTGAAAAAGCAGAAAATGAAAAAGACAGCGCATCTGTTAAGAAGTTGGGAAAAGGTCTTCTGAAAATTTCGAAATTGGTTGAAAAATTAACAGGAGAAAAGAACAAGTAATTACGGGTACAGTATATTTATAAACTATATTGTATTGCGACTAAGCCATTCAGATTGTCTGAATGGTTTTTTGTTTATTGTGCAGGAAATTATCCATTGAGAATGCAAATACCTAAGACATTATGAAGGTTGTGGTTGGTGCAAAACAGATTTCTGCGGATATCTTAATTCACCTTTCCATTATACCACCATCAGAGATAAATAAAAAGCAGATATTAGTTACCGGCATTAAAGCCAAAAACGAAATAATACCGGAAAACAGATTCGTTGTTAATGATAAAAAGGAAGATTTTATTAATGAACTGCTTATAATTGATTTAATGTACGAATCAACTTCTTTCTCTCCTCACTTCCAGTTGTTGAAAACCTCAGCAAAGGAATTCCGTACTTTTCCAAAATTGCATTTTTCATCGCATCTCTTCCGGCTTGCAGGCTTTCCTTTTTATGATATTCATAACCATCCACTTCTATGGCTAAAACCGGATTTTTGCCCAGTTTATTATACATCAGAAAATCAAGATGTGTGGCATGGTGTCCGGCGTACCGTTTTTCTTCCTCAGAAAGCTTGTCAAAATCCAGCAGCAGGTTTCTTAAAGGAAAATGCAGGACAACATCGTATTTGGAAAATTCGTCTAGGGACAACACTTCTTTGATCAATACATACATCAAATTCTCGCTGTCGAAAACCGATTTTTTCTTTTGTTTTGACAAAAGTACCCTTCGTTTCTCTTCATATCCTTTGTACAGGTAATCAAAAACAGAGTGGAGCTCACTGTGGAAGGTGGTGAAGTTATGGTAATCAATATAGCGGATCAGGTCAGAGATATTACTGTCTTTCTCTGTTTCATTTCCGTTGACCACCAAGATCAGCTGATCTTTGGCTCTGGAAACGGCAACATTCAGACGGTTGGGGCTATCGGTAAAATCTGATATTTCATTGTCTACCGTAGAAAGAATGATCACATCATTTTCCCTTCCCTGAAATTTATCTACGGTATCTGCTTTAACTGTGGTTCCCTGAAACGTACTTTGTAAAGCTGACATCTGATTCCGGTAAGGCGTTACGATGCCCAGATCTGATTCTTCCAGGCTTTGCTGTGGGATAATTTCCCGGGTAATCACATCAATCTGCCGTTGGTTCATTCTTTCCCGAGCATGATTCCCGGCTACGGTTTTATAAACCATCAGGGGATTCCGGCCGGTCTTGGCTTCGGACAAAATAATCAATTGGTTGTTGTAAAATTTCCGGTTACAGAAATCAATGATCTGGGGATGGCACCTGTAATGTTCCTTTAAAAGGGTCTTCGGACAATCGGGAAATAATTTCGTTACCGATGAAAGAAGACTGTGGTTGGAATATCGGTACGCTTCGGGAAGCTGATGTGCCTGAAAAATAGGATCTGTCTTTTTTGCCGTCTCGGCATTGACTACATTGGGAAGCTGTTTCAGATCTCCTACAATCACCGCTCTTCTGGCACAGGATAAAGCCAGTACGCCCGTTGCCAGATCTACCTGCGAAGATTCATCAATGATTACAAAATCATAGACCATCTTCTCGGCAAGGCTTCTCCGGAGGGAGTAGGTCGTACTCATAATCACCGGATAGTCCCTGATGAATTCTTCTGATTTCAGACGCAGATCCGCTGCCGTATATTCCAGACGTTTTTTTTCCTGGTACTTTTGATGCAGGGCATGCCTGAAGAGCTGCATGGAGACTTCAGTATATGTTTTCATTTTCTCCCCGAAGGAAAAATCCTGCAACGCCGATTCCAGCTGTTGTTTCCTTAAGCTGAGCTCTGCAATTTTTGTAGTGTAGTATTTTGACTGGACCAAGCTGATCAATTCCTGATAAGACCGTTCATAAAAGGTTTTGTCTCGTACGCCATAGAGAAAAGGAAAAGTCAGTTTCCGCCACCAGTTGAGTTTTTTACCGGATTGCTCGTAGCTTTCAATGGTGATCCAAAGGGAAAGCAACTGATCAGAACTGACGTTTTTTTTAAAACGTACGTCTGCAAGTATATTAACAGAACCGGTAAAGTGCCGGTATTCGGTTTGTATATTTTCTGCTTCCAGTTTCAGGGAAGCCAGTTCGTTTTTGAATTCCAGTTTTTCTGAAAGCTGGGCAAAAAGTTGGGTGTTATATTCCTGTAAGGAACTTACTTCTTCAAGAGATAACCTCCAACCGGACAGATCCGGGATTTCAGTCTGGGATTCAATGAACTCCCTTTTCTTTTCAGAGTTTCCCAGAAGAGCAGCTATAAAAGAGATTCCGCTGCTATCCAGCTTATCAAAAACATTCTTGGTGGCAGAATTATTGCTCGAAACCACCGCCACACTCTGATCGTTCATCACCGCATTGGCAATGATGTTGAGGATGGTCTGGGTTTTTCCTGTACCGGGAGGCCCTTCAATAACGCTTAACGGACTTGAAAAAGCTTCATTTACCGCATCCTTTTGACTCAGGTTAAAACCAAACGGGAAAATCTCAACAGGAGAGGAGTTTATGCCTTTCTCCGGTTGTTTTTGATTCAGGTAATTGGAAAGAATGGATGCTTCAGGAATAAAAGATATTCTGTCATAACTATCAGCAAGAATATTATTGCCTTCTTCTGTTTTCAAGCCAATGGTCTCTGCAATTTCTTTCAAATAACCGAAAATACGTTCTGCTTTTTTGGTTTGCAGTGCAGATTTCACAATTTGAATTTTGTTCTGATTGTAAGTATAGGATTTACCGTTGTTTTTATAAATTACTAAACATTTATCATTCTTGAAAGAATAGGATTCTATTTCATCGGTTCTGTCCTTGCCATCAATGAAGATGGCTTGGGATTTAAGTTGTGGAGTGGTGTTTTTGATCATTGGTTGGTAGTTCGGTACAAATATAATAAACTGTTAGTAAAAGAAAATTCTAAAGGCAATTTTTAAATTGTCCCGAATTTCAGGATAATTTATTTTTAAGAAATCTGCGCGTTATGATTAGTTTTATTTGATCTTGTATACAACAAAATAATTGTCTAAATTAATCCCCTATTAAGATACAGCAACCATTGAAAACAAACCTACTTGAACCTCATAAAGCACTAAGTCCCGCTTATAAAAAGTTTAATCCACAATTGATTGATATACAGCAATTCGCTGAGAAATTAGAAGATTGTATCACTGCTATCAATTTGGTTGATGCTAGAAATGAAAGTGAGGAACATTTAAAATCACCTATAAAAAAGTTTTTAAATTCAACATTTTATAGAGACAACGAAATCAATACCAAAGAAAGAATTGATTTAGCTGTCTACCTGGGCAATGATGCGACTTCAGAGGTGGGGATTATCATTGAAGCAAAAAAGCCTAGCAATAAGT
The sequence above is a segment of the Chryseobacterium sp. JJR-5R genome. Coding sequences within it:
- a CDS encoding NAD(P)-dependent alcohol dehydrogenase; amino-acid sequence: MEKSIVNNDNKFSVKGFGASGNLINGKSLKEMDIVRDKPKSDEVLIEVLYCGVCHSDIHQVNNDWKNTRYPCVPGHEVIGKIIEVGSEVSDFTKGQIIGVGCMIDSCQVCESCKNGEEQLCLGEHGATMTYNGYFNDPESDYNTFGGYSSHIVVNKEFLLTLPEKLELSSAAPILCAGITTYSPLKKAGIGKGSKVAIVGIGGLGHMGVQIAKAMGAEVTAITTKKEKQEEILGLGADKVLISDDKKDMEANELAFDFILVTIPYGFDINPYIPLLGVKGSLVTVGLLGDYEKPLNNMEVAKFNRSVGGSLIGGIKETQEVLDFCAEHNIAPEVEMIKIEDINNAFDKIKNEEVRFRYVIDMSK
- a CDS encoding AAA domain-containing protein; amino-acid sequence: MIKNTTPQLKSQAIFIDGKDRTDEIESYSFKNDKCLVIYKNNGKSYTYNQNKIQIVKSALQTKKAERIFGYLKEIAETIGLKTEEGNNILADSYDRISFIPEASILSNYLNQKQPEKGINSSPVEIFPFGFNLSQKDAVNEAFSSPLSVIEGPPGTGKTQTILNIIANAVMNDQSVAVVSSNNSATKNVFDKLDSSGISFIAALLGNSEKKREFIESQTEIPDLSGWRLSLEEVSSLQEYNTQLFAQLSEKLEFKNELASLKLEAENIQTEYRHFTGSVNILADVRFKKNVSSDQLLSLWITIESYEQSGKKLNWWRKLTFPFLYGVRDKTFYERSYQELISLVQSKYYTTKIAELSLRKQQLESALQDFSFGEKMKTYTEVSMQLFRHALHQKYQEKKRLEYTAADLRLKSEEFIRDYPVIMSTTYSLRRSLAEKMVYDFVIIDESSQVDLATGVLALSCARRAVIVGDLKQLPNVVNAETAKKTDPIFQAHQLPEAYRYSNHSLLSSVTKLFPDCPKTLLKEHYRCHPQIIDFCNRKFYNNQLIILSEAKTGRNPLMVYKTVAGNHARERMNQRQIDVITREIIPQQSLEESDLGIVTPYRNQMSALQSTFQGTTVKADTVDKFQGRENDVIILSTVDNEISDFTDSPNRLNVAVSRAKDQLILVVNGNETEKDSNISDLIRYIDYHNFTTFHSELHSVFDYLYKGYEEKRRVLLSKQKKKSVFDSENLMYVLIKEVLSLDEFSKYDVVLHFPLRNLLLDFDKLSEEEKRYAGHHATHLDFLMYNKLGKNPVLAIEVDGYEYHKKESLQAGRDAMKNAILEKYGIPLLRFSTTGSEERKKLIRTLNQL